One stretch of Bosea vaviloviae DNA includes these proteins:
- the cueR gene encoding Cu(I)-responsive transcriptional regulator: MNIGQAAKASNVTAKMIRYYESIGLITAPVRTQANYRVYANDDVHALRFVKRARNLGFSIEEVRELLALWRDKSRASADVKSVAMRHVQDLETKISELQAMARTLSHLARTCHGDGRPDCPILADLADPAASLAPVPGKPRRKARHEADCACHEDAALPA, translated from the coding sequence ATGAACATCGGACAAGCCGCCAAGGCCTCGAATGTGACCGCCAAGATGATCCGCTACTATGAGAGCATCGGGCTGATCACCGCGCCGGTCCGCACCCAGGCCAATTACCGCGTCTATGCCAATGACGACGTCCATGCGCTGCGCTTCGTCAAGCGGGCGCGGAATCTGGGCTTCTCGATCGAGGAGGTGCGCGAATTGCTGGCGCTCTGGCGCGACAAGAGCCGCGCCAGCGCCGATGTGAAAAGCGTCGCGATGAGGCATGTCCAGGATCTCGAAACCAAGATCTCCGAGCTCCAGGCGATGGCGCGCACGCTCTCGCATCTCGCCCGGACCTGCCATGGCGATGGACGGCCGGACTGCCCGATCCTGGCCGATCTCGCCGACCCGGCCGCGTCGCTCGCGCCAGTGCCCGGCAAGCCCAGGCGCAAGGCGCGGCATGAAGCTGACTGCGCCTGCCATGAGGATGCGGCGCTGCCTGCCTAG
- a CDS encoding copper-binding protein, with protein sequence MMRRLLTITFVSLGLAGAALAQDSALVSATVKKVDAAQGKITLDHGPIKNLDMDSMTMVFKAADPAMLKDVKAGQKVMFTADRVNGQITVTKLQKAK encoded by the coding sequence ATGATGCGCAGACTTCTCACGATCACCTTCGTCAGCCTCGGCCTTGCCGGGGCAGCCCTGGCGCAGGACTCAGCCCTGGTGAGCGCGACGGTCAAGAAGGTCGATGCGGCCCAGGGCAAGATCACGCTTGATCACGGGCCGATCAAGAATCTCGACATGGACAGCATGACGATGGTGTTCAAGGCCGCCGATCCCGCCATGCTCAAGGATGTGAAAGCCGGCCAGAAGGTGATGTTCACCGCCGACCGGGTCAACGGCCAGATCACGGTCACGAAGCTCCAAAAGGCGAAGTAA
- a CDS encoding heavy metal translocating P-type ATPase encodes MSTDTVLKTTAGRSMQLDIPVGGMSCASCVGRVERAVAAVEGVESVAVNLATERAHVVLSSVKVDPAAIGAAIRKAGYEPSESTVELSVAGMSCASCVGRVEKALKAVPGVLDANVNLATERASVRVLGGADIASRLAAAATAAGYAAEPIQAGIDMADRERQAREVEQTSLRRAVIAAAIATVPLLVFEMGMHLSETLHHVLAGKVGEFNIKVISFLLASFVQFGPGLRFLRKGWPALLRGAPDMNSLVMLGTSAAYLYSTVATFAPDWLPDGTDYTYFEAGAVIVTLILTGRWFEARAKGQTSEAIRRLMSLQAKSARVLRDGAEIDVAIETVVPGDIVIVRPGERIPVDGEVLEGLSYVDEAMITGEPIPARKEPGATVTGGTVNGTGAFRFAARKVGADTLLAQIVRTVEAAQGSKLPIQALVDKVTMWFVPAVIALALLTFAAWLVFGPSPAFAFALVNAVAVLIIACPCAMGLATPTSIMVGTGKGAELGILFRQGEALQSLKDARIVALDKTGTLTKGRPELTDISVAPGFAEDEVLRLVASVEARSEHPVAEAIVAAARLRGFELAEPAEFAAEPGFGVKAKVEGRAIEVGADRLMRRLGLDLAAFADQAGRLAAAGKTPLYAAIDGKLAAIIAVADPIKETTPAAIAALHALGLRVVMITGDNKGTANAIAARLGIDEVVAEVLPTGKSEVVKTLQAGGVKVAFVGDGINDAPALAQADVGLAIGTGTDIAIESADVVLMSGDLNGVAKAIALSQATIANIRQNLAWAFGYNIVLIPVAAGALYPAFGILMSPMFAGLAMALSSVSVLTNALRLRRFGGVAATASARSPAAKLAPAE; translated from the coding sequence ATGTCGACTGACACGGTTCTGAAAACGACGGCCGGGCGCAGCATGCAGCTCGACATTCCTGTCGGCGGCATGAGCTGCGCCTCCTGTGTCGGCCGGGTCGAGCGCGCGGTCGCGGCCGTGGAGGGCGTGGAGTCGGTCGCGGTCAATCTCGCGACCGAACGCGCCCATGTCGTCCTGTCGTCAGTGAAGGTTGATCCCGCGGCCATCGGCGCGGCCATTCGCAAGGCCGGTTACGAGCCCTCCGAGAGCACGGTCGAACTGAGCGTCGCCGGCATGAGCTGCGCCTCCTGCGTCGGCCGGGTCGAGAAGGCGCTGAAGGCGGTGCCCGGCGTTCTCGATGCGAATGTCAATCTGGCGACCGAACGGGCTTCCGTGCGCGTTCTGGGGGGAGCTGACATCGCGTCGCGACTCGCGGCTGCGGCGACGGCGGCCGGCTATGCCGCCGAGCCCATCCAGGCCGGCATCGACATGGCCGATCGCGAGCGCCAGGCACGCGAGGTCGAGCAGACGAGCTTGCGTCGTGCCGTCATCGCGGCGGCCATCGCCACCGTGCCATTGCTCGTCTTTGAAATGGGGATGCATCTCTCGGAGACGCTGCATCATGTCCTGGCGGGGAAGGTCGGCGAGTTCAACATCAAGGTGATCTCGTTCCTGCTCGCGAGCTTCGTGCAGTTCGGCCCGGGCCTGCGCTTCCTGCGCAAGGGCTGGCCGGCGCTGCTGCGCGGCGCGCCCGACATGAATTCGCTGGTGATGCTGGGCACCAGCGCAGCCTATCTCTATTCGACAGTGGCGACCTTCGCGCCGGACTGGTTGCCTGACGGCACCGACTACACCTATTTCGAGGCCGGAGCGGTCATCGTCACGCTGATCCTGACCGGGCGCTGGTTCGAGGCGCGCGCCAAGGGCCAGACCAGCGAGGCCATTCGTCGCTTGATGTCGCTGCAGGCGAAATCCGCCCGCGTGCTGCGCGACGGCGCCGAGATCGATGTCGCGATCGAGACCGTGGTGCCCGGCGACATCGTCATCGTGCGGCCGGGCGAACGTATCCCGGTCGATGGCGAGGTCCTCGAAGGCCTCTCCTATGTCGATGAGGCGATGATCACCGGCGAGCCGATCCCGGCACGCAAGGAGCCGGGCGCGACTGTTACCGGCGGCACCGTGAACGGAACCGGCGCATTCCGCTTCGCTGCCCGCAAGGTCGGTGCCGACACGCTGCTCGCCCAGATCGTGCGCACGGTCGAGGCGGCGCAGGGCTCGAAGCTGCCGATCCAGGCGCTCGTCGACAAGGTGACGATGTGGTTCGTGCCCGCCGTCATCGCGCTGGCGCTGCTGACCTTCGCCGCCTGGCTGGTTTTCGGTCCAAGCCCCGCCTTCGCCTTCGCGCTGGTCAACGCGGTTGCGGTCCTGATCATCGCTTGCCCCTGCGCGATGGGACTGGCGACGCCGACCTCGATCATGGTCGGCACCGGCAAGGGGGCGGAGCTGGGCATCCTGTTCCGCCAGGGCGAGGCGCTGCAATCGCTGAAGGATGCCAGGATCGTGGCGCTGGACAAGACCGGCACGCTGACCAAGGGGCGGCCCGAATTGACCGACATTTCGGTCGCGCCGGGCTTCGCGGAGGACGAGGTGCTGCGTCTGGTCGCCTCGGTCGAGGCGCGCTCCGAGCATCCGGTCGCCGAGGCCATCGTCGCGGCGGCCCGTTTGCGCGGGTTCGAGCTGGCGGAGCCGGCGGAGTTCGCTGCCGAGCCTGGATTCGGCGTCAAGGCCAAGGTCGAGGGCCGGGCGATCGAGGTCGGCGCCGACCGCCTGATGCGCCGCCTGGGCCTGGATCTCGCAGCCTTTGCCGATCAGGCCGGGCGATTGGCCGCTGCCGGCAAGACGCCGCTCTATGCCGCGATCGACGGCAAGCTCGCCGCGATCATCGCCGTCGCCGATCCGATCAAGGAGACCACGCCCGCGGCCATTGCCGCGCTGCACGCACTTGGCCTGCGCGTCGTGATGATCACCGGCGACAACAAGGGCACGGCCAACGCCATCGCCGCGCGGCTCGGCATCGACGAGGTCGTGGCGGAGGTTCTGCCGACGGGCAAGTCCGAGGTCGTCAAGACCCTTCAGGCCGGCGGCGTCAAGGTCGCCTTCGTCGGCGACGGCATCAATGACGCGCCTGCCTTGGCACAGGCCGATGTCGGCCTCGCCATCGGCACCGGCACCGATATCGCCATCGAGAGCGCCGATGTCGTCTTGATGTCGGGCGATCTCAACGGCGTCGCCAAGGCGATCGCGTTGTCGCAGGCGACGATCGCCAATATCCGCCAGAATCTGGCCTGGGCCTTCGGCTACAACATCGTGCTGATCCCGGTCGCGGCGGGTGCGCTCTATCCGGCCTTCGGCATCCTGATGTCGCCGATGTTTGCAGGCCTCGCCATGGCGCTGTCGAGCGTCAGCGTGCTGACCAATGCGCTGCGGCTCAGGCGCTTCGGCGGTGTCGCAGCCACGGCCTCGGCACGCAGCCCCGCAGCAAAGCTCGCGCCGGCCGAGTGA
- a CDS encoding cupredoxin domain-containing protein: protein MKRTMSIPKLAALALLLSTGAAFAAPGAAGHSHGHGDETAYGKPGDPKKPARIIQISMGERDGKMQFIPDRIEVRRGEQVKFQLRNNGELDHELVLATLEENLKHAIEMQKNPDMEHDDPNAKRLAPKKTGEIVWQFTKAGEFDFSCLIPGHREAGMTGKVVVK from the coding sequence ATGAAGCGGACGATGTCGATACCGAAACTGGCCGCTCTGGCCTTGCTGCTCTCGACTGGAGCGGCCTTCGCCGCGCCGGGCGCGGCCGGCCACAGCCATGGCCATGGCGACGAGACCGCCTATGGCAAGCCCGGCGACCCGAAGAAGCCGGCCCGCATCATCCAGATCTCGATGGGCGAGCGCGACGGCAAGATGCAGTTCATTCCCGACAGGATCGAGGTGCGGCGCGGCGAGCAGGTCAAGTTCCAGCTGCGCAACAATGGCGAACTCGACCATGAGCTCGTGCTGGCGACGCTCGAGGAGAACCTGAAGCACGCCATCGAGATGCAGAAGAACCCCGACATGGAGCATGACGACCCGAACGCCAAGCGCCTCGCGCCAAAGAAGACCGGCGAGATCGTCTGGCAGTTCACCAAGGCCGGCGAGTTCGATTTTTCCTGCCTGATCCCCGGCCACCGCGAGGCGGGCATGACCGGCAAGGTCGTCGTCAAGTGA